In Nocardia sp. NBC_01327, the genomic stretch CGAATGCGCAGCCCCAGCGCGTGCAGCATGCCCGCTCCGCCGTCGGTGGACGCACTGCCGCCGAGGCCGAGCACGATATCGCGCACCCCGCGATCCAGGGCGTCCGCGAGGACAAGGCCGAGTCCGTAGGTACTCGCGCCCAGCGGATCGAGCACTCCGCCAGGGAGTTTCACCACTCCGACCACTGCCGCCAGTTCGATCACGGCGGTATCGCCCCGGACGGCGTAGGCGGTGTCGACCTTTCTGCCGGTCGGGCCGAGAGCCCGCACCGGCACCCGCTCCCAGCCCGCGGCGAGGAAGGCGTCGACGGTCCCGTCGCCTCCGTCCGCGACGGGCAGCTGCCGCACCTCGGTCCCGGGTGCGGCTCGCCCGATGCCCCGGGCGAGCGCGGCCGCGACTTCGGCGGCGGTCAGCGAGCCTTTGAATTTGTCCGGGGCGAGGATCACCCGGCGTGGTCCGGCGTGTGTCACCCGCTCAGTCTCACCGATTTCCGCGCCCGCGACACGCCCGGAACGCCGGAAACCAGATACGGACAAATCCCCTGGGCAAACCGGTTAGCGTCGCAGTATGCCGAGTGAGCCGCATGTGCCGGTCGAGATTCGCAAGAATGTCGAACTGGATCGCTTCGAGCTGTACGTGGACGGATACCTCGCGGGCGTCGCCGCCTATCAGGACACCGCCAACGAGCGCGCCTTCGTGCACACCGAGATCTATCCGCAGTTCGAAGGCCTGGGATACGGCCGCAAACTCGTGCAGGGTGCACTCGATCAGACCCGGGACGCGGGCTTCGGCATATTGCCGATGTGCCCGATGGTGCACCATTTCGTCGAATCCCGGCCGGAGTACCTGGCATTGGTGCCGCAGTGGTCGCGGGAGCGCCTGAATCTGCCGCAGCAATAGGTGCGGCGTCAGTAGACGGCGACCGCTCCGTCGAGCGCGGTCTGCAGTTCATCACGCACGATGCGGGTGATCTCGGCGGGTTTGGTGGGCAGCTCCGGCACCGGCGCCCCGAAATAGAAGCTGGCCGATTTGGCCTCCTCCTTGGTGGGTTCCACCTTCGGATCCGCGCGCGGCCCGTAGCTCAGGCCCAGGCTCACCAGCACCGGATCGGCCCCGAGCTTCTTGGCCCGGAAGGCGATGTGCCCGATGCCGGTTCCGACGGTCTGCACGTGCGCCGGGTCCACGTCATTGCAGGTGCCCTCGGGAAAGACCGCCACCCCGTCGCCGCGCGCCATGCGCTCGGCACAGATGTCGATCATGCGCTGTCCGGCCGCATTCACCGCGCGGAGTCCGTGGTCCTTACCGCGGAAAACGGGAATTCCGCCCATCATGTCGATGCGCCGGCGCAGTTCCGGTTCCAGGAACAGCTCGTCCTTGGCCAGCACCCGGGTCCGCCCGATGACCGGTCGCAGCACACTCCCCCATGCCGCGGCGGCGACCGTATAGGGGTCCAGCTGTGAAAGGTGATTGACAGCGATGAGCAGCGGCCGACGCTGGGAGATCAACTCACGCAGCCGTTCCCGCGCGCCCGGTGCGTACGAGATCCGCGGCCGATACCGCCGGCCCAGCAGCCAGTAGGCCGCGCGCGCCTTCAACAGATTCTGTTGATGATCGAGATAGAAGTCGTACACCGCGTCATTGTTCTCGAGGATTACCTCGGGACGTTCCATGCCGTCACCCTAGCGGGGGCGGCGCAATTGAGCAGAGACGGAATTTAACAAGGCAAAGAGCCTGCCGCGGTGGAATGATGACTGAGTGGCACGCGCAGAAGAACACGGTGACCGTTCTCGACGCGAATTCCGGCATGAGGACCAGGTGGTACGCCCTGGGACTCTGCTGGTGTCGGCGACGGACCTGGTGGAACCCTCCTTCCGGCGCACCATTGTGTACATCATCGAGCACAATGACGCGGGCAGCCTGGGCGTGGTCCTGAACCGGCCGAGCGATACCGCCGTTCACGACGTGCTCCCCAATTGGGCCGAGCTGGCGGCGTCGCCGCGCAAACTCTTTCTGGGCGGACCGGTGAAACGTGATGCCGCGCTGTGCCTGGCCACCGTGAAGGTCGGCACCTCGTTCGCCGGCATCCCGGGTCTGCGCCGGGTGGACGGCCGGGTGGCCCTGGTCGACCTCGACTCCGACCCGGATCGCATTGCCCCGCTCGTCGAGGGCATCCGCATTTTCGCCGGTTATGCCGGTTGGACCTTCGGACAGCTCGAAGGTGAATTGGATCGCGGGGACTGGATCGTCCTGTCCGCACTTCCGACCGACCCGCTGGCGGGCCGCGCCGATCTGTGGGCGCAGGTACTGCGCCGGCAGCCGCTGCCGTTGTCCCTGCTCGCCACGCATCCGATCGAAGTGGAACGAAACTGAACTGAACCGTCGGCACGGTCTGTGTCGTGGAGGGTACGGAGGTGACCGATGCCCGACGACCAGGCGGCATTGCTCCGGGTGCTCTACGAGGAGCATGCGGCCGCATTGTGGCGATACACGTACGGCCTGGTGGGAGATCCCGGCCGCGCGGAGGACATTGTGCAGGAAACGCTACTGCGGGCCTGGCAGCGGCCGAATGTGCTCGACCAGTCCACGAACTCGGCCCGGGCCTGGCTGTTCACGGTGGCCCGTAATCTGGCTGTGGACGAGCATCGCAGCGCCAGAAGCCGGCGCGAATTCCGAACGGACAATCCGCCGGAGGTGCCGACGCCGGATCAATCGGATAGAGCACTGGACGGTTGGCTGGTAGCCGACGCACTGGCGCGATTGACCATCGATCATCGTGAGGTCATCGTCCGCGCCTACTACCGGGGCCTGTCCACCCACCAGATCTCGGCGGAATTGGATATCCCGGAGGGGACGGTGAAGTCCCGTATGCACTACGGCATGCGGGCACTGCGTTTGGTGCTACAGGAGATGGGGGTGACGAGATGACGGAGGGCCACGACCTCTGTGACGGCTACACCACGTGGGACGGGTCGTACGTGCTCGGCGCCCTGGCCCGCGACGAACGCCGCGAGTACGAGGACCACCTGGCGACCTGCGACCACTGCCGGACGGCCGTGTCGAAGCTGGCCGGTCTACCCGGACTGCTGGCGCTGGTGGACGAGGACACGGCGCTTTCCATTGCGGCGCAGGAGGATCCGCCGACCGCGGTGCCTCCGCCGCCCGAGCGCATGCTGCCGCAGCTGGCGGAGCAGGCCCGGAAGAGGGAGCGCCGCAAGCGATTTTGGTCGGTGGGCGGCGCGGTGATGGCGGCCGCGGCTACCGCCCTGATCGCGGTGCCGGTGACGGCCACCCTCGCCGAGCGTGACGTTCCGGCCATCGAGCAGGTGGTGGCCCAGGGGCCGCTGCAGGCTCAGGCCGAAACCCCGATCGTCGCCACCTACAAACTGCTCTCGGTCAACGGGCAGACGCGCGTGGACATGATCTGCAACTACCCGCCGTCCAGCGAGATCTACGCGTGGCAGCTGTCGCTGTGGGTGGTGCGCGCCGACGGCACCCAGTCGAAACTGGCGGAGTGGACGGCGAAGCCGGGCCAGGTGTTCACCCCGGACGGCACCACCTCGGCCACGCCGGGCGATGTGAAATCGGTGGAGATCCGCAATGCCACCGGCAAGGTGCTGCTGGCGGCCGGGCTCTGAACGCACGAGAACGACGCACCCGAGGGGGTGCGTCGTTTTCGCGTCGCGCAGGGTGTGCGATCAGCTCGTCTTACGCTTGAAAGTCGAGGTGGACCAGAAGTATCCGATACCGCCGAGCACCAGGCACCAGGCGATGGCGAGGATGCCGTTGTGGCCGATTTCGGTGCCCATCAGCAGTCCGCGCAGGGTTTCGGTGATGGGGGTGAAGGGCTGGTATTCGGCGAACTGCTTCACACCGGCGGGCATGGTGTCGGTGGGCACCAGACCGCTGCCGAGGAAGGGCAGCAGCAGGATCGGCGTGGCCAGATTGCTCGCGCTCTCCGGATTCTGCGCGACCAGGCCGAACCCCGCGCCGAGCCAGTTCAGCGCGTAGACGGTCAGGCCGATGAGCCCGAAGGCCGCCAGCCAGCCCAGCACACCCGCATCGTGCGACCGGAAGCCGATGAGCACCGCCACCAGGGTCATGAGGCTCACGCCCGCCATGCCCTGGATCCAGGTGCCGACGACCTGACCGGTCAGCACCGACGACTGCGAAATATGCATGGTGCGAAAGCGATTGACGATGCCCTTGGTCATATCCGAATTGATCGACACCGCGATGCCCGCGATCATGTACGACGGAATCATGAGCATCATGCCGGGTGTCAGGTACTGGATGTACTTGGCGCCGCCGGTCGCGCCCCGCAGTGCGCCGCCGAAGATGTAGTTGAACATGAGCAGCATGACGATCGGCATGACCAGCACGCCGATGGTCATTCCCGGATACCGCTTGGCGTGCACCAGATTCCGGCGCAGCATCGTTTTCGAATCGGCGAACGCAGTGCTACTCATCGTGAGTTTTCCTTTTCGGGAGCGTGGCCACCGGTGAGGGCCAGGAAGACGTCGTCGAGATCAGGGGTGTGCACGGACAGTCCGGCGGGTTCGATACCGGCGGCATCGAGGCGGTCGATCACCTCGCGCACCGAGCGCACGCCGCCGTCGCTCGGCACGGCCAGGGTGAGATCGCCGTTGACCTGGGCGGCATTGCCCAAAGCCCGTGCGGCATTATCGAGTTCGGCACGATCGTTGAAATCCAGCCGGACATAACCGCCCGGCACCAGCCGCTTGAGCTGATCGGGCGTGCCCTCCGCGACCAGCCGGCCCTGGTGCAGCACCGCGATGCGGTCGGCCAGCTGATCGGCCTCCTCCAGGTACTGGGTGGTGAGGAAGACGGTCACACCGCCCGCGACCAGATCGCGAATGATGTCCCACATGACCCGGCGGCTGCGCGGGTCCAGGCCGGTGGTGGGCTCGTCGAGGAAGATGATGCGCGGCTCGCCGACCAGGGTCATGGCCAGATCGAGACGACGGGTCATACCGCCGGAGTATCCGGAGGCCACCTTGTCGCCCGCGTCGACCAGATCGAACTTCTCCAGCAGATCCGCTGCGCGACGACGGCTTTCACTACCCGGCAGATGGTGCAGGTCGCCCATGAGCAGCAGGTTCTCGCGGCCGGTGAGCAGTTCGTCGACGGCGGAGAACTGCCCGGTGACGCCGATGACCGAGCGCACGTCGTCCGGCTGGGTCGCGAGATCGTAACCGCCGACCCGCATCTCGCCGCCGTCCGCCTTGATCAGCGTGGACAGGATCTGCACGGTGGTGGTCTTGCCCGCGCCGTTCGGTCCGAGCAGCGAGTAGATGCTGCCTTCGGGAACGGTGAAGTCGATCCGGTCGAGCACAATGTGCTCCCCGAACGATTTGCACAGACCCGCAGCCGCGATGGCTGCCGGGCGGTGGGCGGTGGTCATGGGGTCCCCTTCTCATCAACAGGTACGCATGAATGCATGGCTTACCTAAGCCGTGACCGCTGGGCTGCGATCAAAGCTGTTATGTGTTCAGTTGTTGTAGGGCGGAGTTGCGTTGTGCGACAGGGTCGTTCAGGACGCCAGAGCTCAGATGTCGAGCACTTCGGTGACCCGGTGCTCGGTGATATCGACTACGCGGGCGAAGAGCCGATCGGGGATCTTGCCCTCCAGCTCGCCGACGGTGTCGACGACCTCGAAGAGGTAGTCACCCCAATCCTGTTCGCCCACACCGAGAAAGCGCCGCCACTGCTTCCAGTCCTTGAGAATGTTGGTATCGGTCGGGAATTCACTCCAGTAGGAGAAGTGGCTGTGCACCGCGTACGCGCCTTTGCGTGTGCGGTACACCCGAATGTCCTCGACGCGCTTGTCGCCGACCTGGTGCCACTCGGTCAGCAGTGCGCCGGAGAAGCGGATCTGCCGCACCCCGTCCTTGCCGACCTTCAGGACCACCTCGTCGTAGCCCTCGATGCGGTCCTCCTCGAGCTCGATGAAGCGCCGCAGTGCCGTCACGATCGCGCCCGACAGATTGCCCCCCACCAGCTCCTGCGCGCGCTGAAACAGCTTGAGGTCCTCATCGGAAACGTAGATCGTCTTGTTCGGCATGACCCAACTATACGTAGACGTATACATACATTGCAAGAGGGGCGGGGACTCGCCCTGCGGCCACAGGATTGAACCGGCAACCGCTCGCATTCGTATCCCGAGTACAGACTCGGGAGTCCGGTGTCAGGCACCGAAGGGAGCCGCCTCCATGCACAATCGCACACGCGTGGTGGATCACCTGGTCAAAGCCGTCTCGGAGCTGGGCGTGCGGCATATATTCGGCGTCGACGGCGCGAATATCGAGGACCTCTACGACGCGGCTTTCGATCATCGCGAGCTTGTCACCGCGGTAGTCGCCAAGCACGAATTCTCCGCCGCCACCATGGCCGACGGCTACGCCCGCTCCACCGCCGGTCTCGGCGTGGTCGCGGCCACCTCCGGCGGCGGCGCCATGAATCTGGTCGCCGGGCTGGCCGAATCCTTCACCTCCCGCGTCCCCGTGCTCGCGCTGGTCGGGCAGCCGCCGACCGTCCTGGAGGGCAAGGGCGCCTTTCAGGACACGAGCGGGCGGGCCGGCGCCTTCGACGCGGTTCGGCTGTTCACGCCGATCTCGCACTACTGCGCCCGCGTCGAGGCCCCCGCCGACCTGCCCGCTCACCTGACCCGCGCCATCCATGCCACCCAGCACGGTGGTCCGGCGGTCTTATTGCTGCCCAAGGATATTCAGCAGGCGGAACTCGTCGCGCCCGCATTCACGCCGCCGCCGCGCGCCTATCGCCGCGATAC encodes the following:
- a CDS encoding ABC transporter permease, coding for MSSTAFADSKTMLRRNLVHAKRYPGMTIGVLVMPIVMLLMFNYIFGGALRGATGGAKYIQYLTPGMMLMIPSYMIAGIAVSINSDMTKGIVNRFRTMHISQSSVLTGQVVGTWIQGMAGVSLMTLVAVLIGFRSHDAGVLGWLAAFGLIGLTVYALNWLGAGFGLVAQNPESASNLATPILLLPFLGSGLVPTDTMPAGVKQFAEYQPFTPITETLRGLLMGTEIGHNGILAIAWCLVLGGIGYFWSTSTFKRKTS
- a CDS encoding ATP-binding cassette domain-containing protein; translated protein: MTTAHRPAAIAAAGLCKSFGEHIVLDRIDFTVPEGSIYSLLGPNGAGKTTTVQILSTLIKADGGEMRVGGYDLATQPDDVRSVIGVTGQFSAVDELLTGRENLLLMGDLHHLPGSESRRRAADLLEKFDLVDAGDKVASGYSGGMTRRLDLAMTLVGEPRIIFLDEPTTGLDPRSRRVMWDIIRDLVAGGVTVFLTTQYLEEADQLADRIAVLHQGRLVAEGTPDQLKRLVPGGYVRLDFNDRAELDNAARALGNAAQVNGDLTLAVPSDGGVRSVREVIDRLDAAGIEPAGLSVHTPDLDDVFLALTGGHAPEKENSR
- a CDS encoding EXLDI protein, yielding MPNKTIYVSDEDLKLFQRAQELVGGNLSGAIVTALRRFIELEEDRIEGYDEVVLKVGKDGVRQIRFSGALLTEWHQVGDKRVEDIRVYRTRKGAYAVHSHFSYWSEFPTDTNILKDWKQWRRFLGVGEQDWGDYLFEVVDTVGELEGKIPDRLFARVVDITEHRVTEVLDI
- a CDS encoding zf-HC2 domain-containing protein, with amino-acid sequence MTEGHDLCDGYTTWDGSYVLGALARDERREYEDHLATCDHCRTAVSKLAGLPGLLALVDEDTALSIAAQEDPPTAVPPPPERMLPQLAEQARKRERRKRFWSVGGAVMAAAATALIAVPVTATLAERDVPAIEQVVAQGPLQAQAETPIVATYKLLSVNGQTRVDMICNYPPSSEIYAWQLSLWVVRADGTQSKLAEWTAKPGQVFTPDGTTSATPGDVKSVEIRNATGKVLLAAGL
- a CDS encoding sigma-70 family RNA polymerase sigma factor; translation: MPDDQAALLRVLYEEHAAALWRYTYGLVGDPGRAEDIVQETLLRAWQRPNVLDQSTNSARAWLFTVARNLAVDEHRSARSRREFRTDNPPEVPTPDQSDRALDGWLVADALARLTIDHREVIVRAYYRGLSTHQISAELDIPEGTVKSRMHYGMRALRLVLQEMGVTR
- a CDS encoding lysophospholipid acyltransferase family protein, encoding MERPEVILENNDAVYDFYLDHQQNLLKARAAYWLLGRRYRPRISYAPGARERLRELISQRRPLLIAVNHLSQLDPYTVAAAAWGSVLRPVIGRTRVLAKDELFLEPELRRRIDMMGGIPVFRGKDHGLRAVNAAGQRMIDICAERMARGDGVAVFPEGTCNDVDPAHVQTVGTGIGHIAFRAKKLGADPVLVSLGLSYGPRADPKVEPTKEEAKSASFYFGAPVPELPTKPAEITRIVRDELQTALDGAVAVY
- a CDS encoding YqgE/AlgH family protein, with translation MARAEEHGDRSRREFRHEDQVVRPGTLLVSATDLVEPSFRRTIVYIIEHNDAGSLGVVLNRPSDTAVHDVLPNWAELAASPRKLFLGGPVKRDAALCLATVKVGTSFAGIPGLRRVDGRVALVDLDSDPDRIAPLVEGIRIFAGYAGWTFGQLEGELDRGDWIVLSALPTDPLAGRADLWAQVLRRQPLPLSLLATHPIEVERN
- a CDS encoding GNAT family N-acetyltransferase, with the protein product MPSEPHVPVEIRKNVELDRFELYVDGYLAGVAAYQDTANERAFVHTEIYPQFEGLGYGRKLVQGALDQTRDAGFGILPMCPMVHHFVESRPEYLALVPQWSRERLNLPQQ